Proteins encoded in a region of the Odocoileus virginianus isolate 20LAN1187 ecotype Illinois chromosome 9, Ovbor_1.2, whole genome shotgun sequence genome:
- the PROKR2 gene encoding prokineticin receptor 2, whose product MAAQNGNASFPTNFSIPQEHASSLPFNFSYGDYDLPLDEDEDMTKTQTFFAAKIVIGVALVGIMLTCGIGNFVFITALTRYKKLRNLTNLLIANLAISDFLVAIICCPFEMDYYVVHQLSWEHGHVLCASINYLRTVSLYVSTNALLAIAIDRYLAIVHPLKPRMNYQTASFLIALVWMVSILISIPSAYFTKETVLFIVKNQKKIFCGQVWPVDQQLYYKSYFLFVFGIEFLGPVVTMTLCYARISQELWFKAVPGVQTEQIRKRLRCRRKTVLVLMCILTAYVLCWAPFYGFTIVRDFFPTVFVKEKHYLTAFYVVECIAMSNSMINTVCFVTVKNTTMKYFKKMLLLHRRPSHHGSKSSADLDLKTSRLPATEEVDCIRLK is encoded by the exons ATGGCAGCCCAGAATGGAAATGCTAGTTTTCCAACCAACTTCAGTATACCCCAAGAacatgcctcctccctccccttcaacTTCAGTTATGGTGATTATGACCTCCCTCTGGATGAGGATGAGGATATGACCAAGACTCAGAccttctttgcagccaagattGTTATTGGGGTGGCACTTGTGGGTATCATGCTGACTTGTGGTATTGGCAACTTTGTCTTTATCACTGCCCTCACCCGCTATAAAAAGCTGCGCAACCTCACCAACCTGCTTATTGCTAACCTGGCCATCTCCGACTTCCTGGTAGCCATCATCTGCTGCCCCTTTGAGATGGACTACTATGTGGTGCATCAGCTCTCCTGGGAGCATGGCCATGTGCTATGTGCCTCTATCAACTACCTGCGTACCGTCTCACTCTACGTCTCCACCAACGCCCTGCTGGCCATTGCTATTGACAG ATATCTCGCTATCGTTCACCCCTTGAAACCACGAATGAATTATCAAACAGCCTCCTTCCTGATCGCTTTGGTCTGGATGGTATCCATTCTCATCTCCATCCCATCAGCCTACTTCACAAAGGAAACCGTCCTCTTCATTGtcaaaaaccagaaaaagatcTTCTGCGGCCAGGTCTGGCCAGTGGACCAGCAGCTCTACTATAAATCCTACTTCCTCTTTGTCTTTGGCATCGAATTCCTGGGCCCCGTGGTCACCATGACCCTGTGCTATGCCAGGATCTCCCAGGAGCTCTGGTTCAAAGCAGTCCCGGGTGTCCAGACTGAACAGATCCGGAAGCGGCTGCGCTGCCGCCGGAAGACGGTACTGGTACTCATGTGTATCCTCACGGCCTATGTTCTGTGCTGGGCGCCCTTCTATGGCTTCACAATCGTGCGCGACTTCTTCCCCACTGTGTTCGTGAAGGAAAAGCATTACCTCACAGCCTTTTACGTTGTGGAGTGCATCGCCATGAGCAACAGCATGATCAACACCGTGTGCTTCGTGACAGTGAAGAACACCACCATGAAGTACTTCAAGAAAATGCTGCTGCTCCACCGGCGGCCCTCCCACCATGGGAGTAAGTCCAGTGCTGACCTCGACCTCAAAACCAGTCGCCTGCCGGCCACGGAGGAGGTGGATTGTATCAGGCTGAAGTGA